In a genomic window of Gossypium arboreum isolate Shixiya-1 chromosome 9, ASM2569848v2, whole genome shotgun sequence:
- the LOC108454159 gene encoding mitochondrial outer membrane protein porin of 34 kDa gives MGKGPGLYTEIGKKARDLLYKDYQTDHKFTLTTSSPTGVAITSAGTKKGELFLADVNTQLKNKNVTTDIKVDTYSNLYTTITVDQPAPGLKAIFSFRAPDQRSGKVELQYLHEYAGISSSIGLTANPIVNLSGVIGTNVLALGTDLSFDTKTGNFTKCNAGLSFSNVDLIASLTLNEKGDSLNASYYHIVNPMTNTAVGAEVTHSFSTNENTITIGTQHALDPLTMVKARVNNAGKASALIQHEWRPRSLITISGEVDTKSIDKSAKVGLALALKP, from the exons ATGGGCAAGGGTCCAGGTCTCTACACTGAAATCGGCAAGAAAGCCAGAG ACCTTCTTTACAAGGATTATCAGACTGACCACAAGTTCACTCTCACCACCAGCTCTCCAACTGGAGTT GCTATTACATCTGCCGGAACGAAGAAAGGCGAACTCTTTTTGGCTGATGTTAACACCCAGCTGAAGAATAAGAATGTCACAACTGATATTAAAGTGGATACCTACTCCAAT CTCTATACCACCATAACCGTTGATCAACCTGCACCCGGGCTGAAAGCAATCTTTAGCTTCAGAGCCCCTGATCAGAGGTCTGGCAAG GTTGAACTCCAGTATTTGCATGAATACGCAGGGATAAGCTCAAGCATTGGATTAACTGCAAACCCTATAGTTAACCTTTCAGGTGTGATTGGAACTAATGTTCTTGCACTGGGAACTGATCTCTCGTTTGACACAAAGACTGGGAATTTCACAAAATGCAATGCCGGTTTGAGCTTCTCCAATGTGGATCTCATTGCATCGTTGACTCT GAACGAAAAGGGTGACTCTCTTAACGCGTCATACTATCATATAGTGAATCCCATGACTAACACTGCTGTTGGTGCCGAGGTGACCCATAGCTTCTCTACCAATGAAAACACCATCACCATCGGTACACAACATGCATTGGATCCATTGACGATGGTTAAGGCACGGGTGAACAACGCTGGGAAGGCAAGCGCACTAATCCAGCACGAGTGGCGCCCCAGATCCCTCATTACCATTTCTGGGGAGGTGGATACCAAGTCCATTGACAAGAGTGCCAAGGTTGGACTTGCTTTGGCACTCAAGCCTTGA